Below is a genomic region from Fusobacterium perfoetens.
AAAATCTGACTATTTTAATAATATTATTAATCGTTGTATCCGTTAGGATTGTTACTTTGCCATCTCCAAGAGTCAGCACACATTCTATCTAAATCATATTTAGCTTCCCAACCTAATTCATTTTTAGCTTTTGTTGGATCAGCATAACACATAGCTACATCTCCTGGTCTTCTTTCTACTATTTTATATGGAATTTCATGTCCGCAAGCTTTACCAAAAGCTTTTACCATATCTAAAACGCTATATCCTTTTCCTGTTCCTAAGTTATAAGTAACAAGTCCTGGATTTGTTTCTAATTTTTCTAAAGCTTTTAAATGTCCTAAAGCTAAGTCAACTACGTGAATATAATCTCTTACTCCTGTTCCATCATGAGTAGGATAATCATTTCCATAAACGCTTAACATTTCTAATTTTCCAATAGCAACTTTTGTTATATATGGCATTAAGTTATTAGGAATTCCATTAGGTTCTTCTCCTATTCTTCCACTTTCGTGAGCTCCAACAGGATTAAAATATCTTAAGATTGCTACATTTAATTCTTTATCAGCTTTAGTTATATCTCTTAATATATCCTCTATCATAAGTTTTGTACTTCCATAAGGGTTTGTTGTACTTAATGGGAAATTTTCTAATATTGGACAAGTATGTGGATCTCCATAAACTGTTGCTGATGAACTAAATACTAAATTACGTACTCCATATTTTTTCATTGTATTTAAAACTATTAAAGTGTTTACTAAGTTATTTGTATAATAAGCTAAAGGTTTTGCTACTGATTCTCCAACAGCTTTAAATCCAGCAAAGTGAATAATTGAATCTATTTTATTTTCTTCAAATATTTTTTCAAATTCTTCTTCATCTAAAATATTTACTTTATAGAATTTTGGTCTTTTTCCTGTAATCTCTTCTATTCTGTCTACAACCTTTTCTGAACTGTTACTTAAGTCATCAACTATTACAACTTCTTTTCCAACGTTTAAAAGTTCTACTACTGTATGACTTCCTATATAACCTGCTCCTCCTGTTACTAAAACTGCCATATAATCACCTCATCTTATTTTTGTTTTTCTTTATTTTCCAACATAATTATACCTTATTTATTATTTTTTTCAAATAGTATAAATTTATTTTTTACTCTCTTTTTTAATTTTTTTTAAAAAGTTTTTACTTATCAATACTATTTACAAATTCATAAATGTTTTCTTCTAAAACATATGGATAATTTTTAAACGAAGGAAAACCTACATGCCCACCATATTTTGGAGTGTCAAATTTTATATTTTTATTCTTTTTACACTCTTCATAAGGATAGCACCCTTCCCCCATCATTGGGTCATCTAAAGGTGTCAAAATATATGTTGGAACTTCAATATCCTTGAAATTTTGTACACTACTAACTTTTTTATAATAATCTACTGCTCCATTAAATCCAAAAAATCTTCCTGTATATGCCTCATCAAAATCTTGTATAGTTTTAGCTTTCATTATTTTTTCAATATCTATTATCTCTCTCCATTCAGGGTGAGTTTCATATTTTTTCTCAGATTTCATTTTTAACTTTCTTAAAAATCTTTTGCTGTAAATTATATTTGATTTCAACTTAAATTTTTCATTTGATGAGAAAAAATCACAAGGTGGTGATACTGCAAATCCACAAATTAAATTATCTGGAACTTTTTCTGTACCTAAATATTTTAGCACCATATTTGCTCCAAGACTAAAACCACCTATTGCAACTTTTTTATAATTTTTTCCTTTTTCTTCAACCAAAAGTTTTATATCCATAGTCATTCCACCGTGATAAGCATAGGGTTTTAGATTAACATCTGTACAACCACGATAGTTTATAGCTATAATATCCCAACCTCTCTCTGAAAAATATTTTGCATGAGCTTGAATATATTTACTTCTTGAACTTCCCTCTAGTCCGTGACATAGAATAAGTAATTTGTCACTTCCTTGTTTTATCCAATCTATATCAATAAAATCCTCGTCATATGTAGTTACTCTTTCACGCTCTGTATAATCAACTTTTATTTTTCTAAAAAGTGTTGGAAAACAAGTTGCAATATGTCTATGTTTAAATAACCAATTTGGTTTATACTCTTTCATTATTCTGCACCTACTTTTCTGTTATTCTATATGAAATAGCCTCCAACAAATGCTCTGTTTCTATATTTTTACTCTCTGCTAAATCTGCTATTGTTCTTGCTACTTTTAAAATTCTATCAAAAGCTCTTGCTGAAAGATTTAGATTTTTTATTGCATTTTTCATAATAATTTTTGAGTTTTCATCAAGTTTTGCATATTTTTCCAAATCTGTTCTTGTCATTGAGCTATTAAGTTTACTATTTTTAAATCTTTTCTTTTGAATCTCTCTAGCTTTTATAACCCTTGCTCTTATATCACTAGAGTGTTCTCTTGGAGAGTTTCCTAAAAGCTCCTCTTCATTTAATCTTGTCATCTCAATTTTTAAATCTATTCTATCAAGTATCGGTCCTGATAATTTTCTCATATATTTTGCCACTTCAGTAGGAGTACAACTACAAAGTCCCCCCTCTTCAAAATACATTCCGCACTTACAAGGATTACAAGCTGATATCATTATGAACTCACAAGGAAATTCTACTCTATATCCTGCCCTTGTAATAGAAATTTTTTTCTCCTCCAGTGGTTCTCTTAAATTTTCAAGAATATCTTTTTTAAATTCCACAATCTCATCTAAAAATAATACTCCTCTATTTGCAAGAGAGATCTCTCCAAGAGTTGGATTTCTTCCACCACCGATTATCGCCACTCCACTACTTGTATGATGTGGAGCTCTAAATGGTCTTTTTGTTATAATTGGCTCTTTTTCGCTAAGTTTTCCTGCTATACTGTAAAGTTTTGTAAGTTCTATCTCCTCACTCTCTTCCAAAGGTGGAAGTATTGACATTATTCTTTTTGCAAGCATAGTTTTTCCACAACCGGGAGTACCAACCATTAAAAGATTATGTCCTCCACCAGCACAAATTTCTAAAGCACGTTTTGCTTTTTCTTGTCCTTTTACTTGATAAAAATCTAACTCTTCATCTACAAAAATTTTTTCTTCTGGTTTTTCTATAAATTTTTCTATATTTTCAAACTCACCAGTTGTTAAAAATTTTTCAACATCTTTTAAATTTTTAGCCACAACAACATCAATACCTTTTATAAGGCTTCCCTCTTTTCTGTTGTCGTAAGGAATTACTATTCCTTTATATCCAAGTTCTCTAGCTAAAATCGCTCCATTTACAATCCCTTGAGTTCTTCTTAAATCTCCATTTAAAGATATTTCTCCCATAAAAAGATAATTTTCTAAAATCTCATCTTTATAATTAAAAAGTCTTTGCCCACACATTATTCCAACTGTTATTGGCAAATCAAAATGAGTTCCTATTTTTTTCACATTGGCTGGTGTAAGATTTACTGTTATTCTTCCAATAAACATCTGATAGCCACTGTTTCTCATTCCAGTTTTTATTCTCTCTTTACTTTCTAATATAGCAGTATCCCCAAGACCAACAATATTAAAAATAGGTAAACCTTTTGAAATATCAACCTCTACCTCTACCAAAAACGGCTCTATTCCAAAATAACTTCCACTTTTTACTTTTACAATCATAAAGACTCCCCCCTAGATTATATTTTTTCTGATATAGGATATAAAAGATAAATCTTTCCTATCCCTTCAACCTCTTTTCTATATAATAAAGCTTTCTGTCCATTACGAGCGTGAGTAAATATTCTGCTTTTTTTCGGATCTCTCTCTTTTATTACCTCTTGTAAAATATCCAAAATCTCAATCGGTAAAATTTTATCAAGATGAGTAGGTAAAAAACCTTTGATTGGATATTTTTTTAAATCTTCCAAATATCCACAATACATATCCAAAGTAATTCCATTATCGTAGTATAGCCACAAAGTAGTTGACACAGCATCACCAGAAAATAAAATTCCTGTTTCATAATCTAAAAATGTTATATGTCCAACTGTATGTCCTGGCACTTTTATAACTTCTAATTTTCTACCACCTAGCTCTATAATCTGATGATTTTCCAGAGGAAGAAATTTTTTTGTAGTAGTTTTCATAAAACTTTCTCTATCAAAATCATCTGGGAACATTTTAATTCCCTTTTCTTTAAAAAGTTTATCATAACTTATAAGCATCAAATCTTTTTCTTCTTCATACTTGTAATATGTAGGAATATCTTCAAAATTTATATAAACCTCATCAAAAAGATAATTTCCACCTGCATGATCAAGATGACCATGAGTATTAACAACCATTAAAGGTAAATCAGTTATACTTTCTATAACTTTTCTAACATTTCCAAATCCGTGACCATTGTCAATCACAAGAGCTTTTTCATTTCCCAAAATCACTGTTGTATAAATATCTTTTGGTTCATGTATTCTATAAATATTATTTTCTAATTTTGTAATTTTAAAGTAATCTTTTTCTAGCATTTTTTATCCTCTGTTAAAATATTCTTTCTAATATATTCTACTACAATAAATAGTCAAACTCAAATTTTTCTTAATTAATATATTTATAAATTTTTTAAATAATACTATAAAAGCTATTGCGATTTCAAACACAATAGCTTTTTATTTTTAATTATTAAATATAAATTTATCTATTAGATAAGCCATACCACCATCATTATTTGATTTTGTTATAAAATCAACTTGTTTTTTTATCTCCTCATTGGCATTTTCTACTGCCACAGAAAAACCAGCAGCTTTAAGCATTGGCAAATCATTAAAAGAATCTCCAACAGCTATAACTTCATCTATTGAAATTTTTAAATTTTCAGCCAATTTTTTTATAGCCACACCTTTATCAATTCCTAATTTTGTAACCTCTAAGAAAAATGGTTTTGAAATAGCGATACTATATCTACTACCATACTCCTCTTTTAATTTTTTCTCAACCTCTTTTAAATATGAGGGCTCTGCCAAAAGCATACATTTTACAGCACCACAATTTACATACTCTTTAAAACTTTTTACAACCCTATGTGGCATTTTTGTCAAATCAACTTCAACATCTATGTACTCACTTTCAGTTTCAGAAATAATCTCGTCATTAATATATGTAAGAATATGAGTATTATTTTTTTTAGCAAAATCATACATTAAATGCAGATCCTCTTTTTCAAGAGATGCCTCAAAAATATTTTCATTGGTTTTACAATCTGTTATTATTGAACCATTAAAAGAAAGTATATAGCTCTCATATTTTTCTGCCTCTATTTCTTTCGATAAACTTCTCATTGCAAAAGTAGGTCTTCCTGAACAAAGAACAAATTTTACACCTTTTTCTTGAGCTTTTTTTATAGCCTCCAAATCTTGTGATGATATTTTTTTATCAGATGTCAAAAGAGTATCATCTAAATCTGTAACTATCATTTTATAATCCATTTTTTCCTCCAAAATCTATAATAAATCCTCTATATCTTTTTCTAAATCCTCAGGTTTTGTAGTAGGAGCATATCTTTTTACAATATTTCCCTTTCTATCTATCAAAAATTTTGTAAAATTCCATTTAATCTCATTTCCGAAAAAAGCTCCCTTAGAATTTTCTTTCAGATATTTATATAATGGCTCTGCATCTTGCCCATTAACTTTTATTTTTCCAAAAGTTCTAAATTTTGAACCAAATCTTAATTGGCAAAACTCAACTATCTCCTCACTTGTTCCCGGAGCTTGATTTAAAAATTGATTGCAAGGAAAATCTAAAACTTCAAAACCTTTCTCTTGATATTTTTCGTGTAAAAGTACAAGTCCATTATATTGTGGAGTAAAAGCACAACCAGTGGCTGTATTAACTATTAATAATACTTTTCCTCTGTATTCTTCCATAGAAATTTCATTTTCTTTTGAATCCTTTACCTTAAAATCGTAAATAGTCATATATTCTCCTCTCATTTTTAGATAGTTATATTATACCATAAAGAGTTAAAATCCTCCCATCTCAATCAATAAATTTTTAAACACCTTAAAACCTTTTTCCAAAACCTCTGGATTAAAATCAAATCTTGGACTATGTAATGGATAGATAAAATCTTTCTCCTCATTTCTAGTTCCTAGCAAAAACATCAGACCTCTTTTTTCTTGAAGATAAAATGAAAAATCCTCTGAACCTGTAAGTCTTGTATTATCTATAAAATTTTCTGGTGGAACTACTTTTTTAATTTTTTCATATAACTCACTATCATTTATCACAGGTGGATAAAATGGATTGAATATCATATTTATCCTTATTCCAAAAGCAATTTCAAAACCTTTGTTGATACTCTCCACCCTTTCTCTAAAAAATTCTATCAAATCTGTATTAAAAAATCTTATTGTTCCCAAAATATTTACTTTTTCAGGAATAATATTTCTCACCTCTCCAGCTTTAAAACTTCCTATCGTCAAAACTGCTGGCTCCATTGGGTCTAAATTACGAGAAATTATTGATTGATAAGCCTCCACAAGTTTTGCTCCTATTAAAATAGAGTCTATTCCCTTTTGTGGCTCAGCTCCGTGTGTTCCTTTCCCCAAAATTTCTATGTCAAAATTTATATTTTGAAAAGTTGCGTACCCGTTTATTGTAGCAATTTTTCCCTCAGCTATACTTGGATTTAGATGAAGTGCAAATATTCCTTCAAAATTTTTACTTTTAAAAAAATCTGAGTTGGCTACAAATCTTGCTCCACCTTTTCCCTCTTCTCCAGATTGAAAAATAAGCATCACAGATTTTTTTAATTTTTTTCCATTATTTAATTGTTCCTTTATCCATTTAGCAAAATATAAAAGATTTGTTGTATGCCCATCGTGACCACAAGCGTGCATCATTCCATCTATTTTTGATTTATAATCTTTTTCTCCCTCTTCTTGTAATGGCAATCCGTCAATATCGGCTCTAAAACCAATCCAATTATCTTCTCTTCCCTCAAAAATAGCAATTGTACTTTTTTTTATTTCTATATATTTTATATTTAATTTTTTTAAAAAATTTCTTATAAATTTACTTGTTTGATACTCTTCTAAAGCTATTTCTGGCATTTGGTGTAATTTTTTTCTTGTTTCATAAAAAAAGTTTTCCATAATAATTCTCCCTAAAATTTATTTTATATATTGTATAATAGAAAAAATTTTATGTCAATTTTCATCTTTTCTTTTTAATTAAAAAGTGTTAAAATATAATTCCTTGGCAGGGGAACAAAAAAAGATGAAGCTGAATTTTTCAACCTCATCTTTTTTTATTTATGACTTTCACTTATATTTTATTAGATTATTCCTCTGTCTAACATTTTTTGAATAACGCTTTTAGCTATATTTATTCTTTCTTCTACTGTATCAATTCTTAAAAATTCATCTCTGCTGTGGGCATCTCCACCTACTGGTCCAACTGCGTCAACAACTCCAACTCCTAAAATTCCTAAAAAATTTCCGTCTGATACTCCGCCAGCCGATTCCCAATCATATTCAACTCCTATTTAAAATATTCTGTAACTTGATTAACACCCTCTGGAGTGTAACTTCCACAGTCTATATTTACTAATGTTTCTAACTCCTCTAAAAATTTTTTCATATCCATAATTTATCTCCCCTTTAAATTATCTCTAAATGAAATTGTATCAGTTTATCCTAAAAAAGCAAAATAAAAATGGGGCTGTTGCACTTTTTATTAAAAAGAATATGGATTAAAAATTACGGAAATTATGGAAAAAAATTAGATTTATAAAGTGATATCGAATGCTAAAAATCACAACTGTTTGAGCGTAGCGAGTTTTGTGATTTTAATGAGATAAGCTTTTAATAAATCAATTTTTTGTAATCTGTAGTAATTTTTAATCTTATATTTCTTAAATTTGCAACAGCCCCAATTTATTTAAATTAAAATTCTAATTTTTCTATTCTATCAAATGCTTCTTTTAAAATTTTTATATCCAAAGTACAAGCAATTCTTACAAAACCTTTTACTCCAAAAGAATCTCCGCTTACTACCATTATACCACATTTTTCTATAAGATAATCTCTAAACTCCTCAGCAGTCATTTTAGTTTTTTGAATATTAACAAAAAGATAAATTCCTCCCTCTGGTTTATGGCAGTCTAAAAATTTTATATTTTTAATTCTTTCATAAGAATATTCTACTCTATCTTTAAAAATTGGAACTATTTGAGATTTTAAACGGTCAAAATCCTTTAAAGCATACATAGCACATCTTTGGGAAACTGAGGGAGCACTATAAACTATCGCCTCATTTATATAATTTACACAATCTATAATCTCCTTTTCTCCTATCATATAGCCTATTCTCCAACCAGTCATTGCAAAGTTTTTTGAAAAACTACAAACCGATACTGTTCTTTCTCTCATATCTGGTAAAGTGATTATTGGAGTAAATTTTTTTCCATAAGAGAAAAAATCATAAACATCATCAGCTACCACAAGAATATCATATTTTATGGCAAACTCTCTTATTATATTAAGACTTTTTTCATCATAACAAACTCCTGTTGGATTTGAAGGAGAGTTTACAACGATTGCCTTTGTTTTTGGTGTAACTGCTTTTTCTAAATCCTCCATTACAAGTTGAAATCCATTTTCAAATTTTGTTTCAACTATCACAGGTTTTCCATTAGAAAGATTTATTTGGTCAGCATATACTGGAAAAAATGGGGCGAGTAATATGACTTCGTCATCTGGATTTAATATACTTTTGAATAAAAGGTAAAGTCCGTGACAAGCTCCTGATACTACCATTACATTTTCTGGAGTAAAACCATAATTTTCAAAATTTTTACTGTGATATTTACAAATCTCTTGACGAAATTCTAAATATCCATAAGAATTAGTATAGTGAGTATGACCATTTTTAGCATCAACCATTGTTTTATTTATAAGTTCCTCATCTGTATTAACATCTAAATCTCCTATCCCCAAATTTATAGGAGTGTATGGACAATCTTTTGAAAAACTTTTATTTCCCATTGAATAACTTCTTGTTTTAAATCTATCAGCTATAAAACTTTTCATCTCTCCTCCATATCATTTAAAATTTAAAATTATACCTTTTAATCCACTCATATCAAAATCAAAATCTATCAAATCTGGTCCAGCTAATATCTCTTTTATAATTTCATTTTCTTTTTCAAAAAACTCATCTAATATTACAACATCAGAAAGTTTTTGAGGAAAATTCATATCTGTATAAAATTTTGATAACTCTTTATACTCATCAAATCTTTTTTCCATAAGTAGTTGAACTAAAATTCCAAAAGCTACAACTTCACCGTGTAAATGTTCCTTTTCTATTCTTGGCAAAACTGTCAATCCATAAAATACTGAGTGAGCTATCCCACCATTTAAAAATTCATCAACAAGATTTGAAACCATACCAGTATTTACGATTATGGCTAGGACTACTTTTTTAAACTCTTCATTTATCTCAGGATTTTCATATGCTTTTATTCCATTTTTTATAACTATATCTCTACAAAGTTTGCTAAGTTCTACTCCCATTGAGCTTGGAAAATTAATATCTATATTTTTATTTTTTAGATATTCAGCTTTTAATCTCACTTCATAAAATTTAGCTAAAGTATCCCCCATTCCTGCCCAAATATATTTTTTTGGAGATTTTTTTATTGTTTCCAAGTCTATAAATATTTTTTTAGGTGGTGCATCATATAAACAAAACTCTTTAAAAGTTTTATCATTGTTATAAACTACAGAAAGAGCAGATGTCCCTGCACAAGTAGATGCAATAGTTGGCACAACAAACATCTCTTTTTTTAATTTTGATGCCACTATTTTTGCTGTATCAATAGCTTTTCCACCACCTACTCCTAAAACTAAATCACAATCTTTATCTTTTGCAAAATTTATTATTTCATCAGCGTGTTCATAAGAACATTCCCCTTGATATTTTGTAATAAAATATTTTTTTAATTCCAATACTTTTAATAAATTTTCTTTTACTGCCTCGTAAGATTTTTCTCCAGTTACCACAAGAATATTTTTATACTCTTTAAGTTCAGTTTCTAATTTTCCCCAAATATTTTTATCAACATAATATGATGTAAATGAAAATCCCTCAAACATTTTTACCACCCTTTTATATTATAATCCATATTTTTCTTTTAATTTTGCAACAGTTCCGTCTTTTAACATCTCATCAATAACTTTATCATATTTTTCTTTTAATTCTTTGCTATCTTTATTAAAAGCGATTGCTTTTGGCTCTCCAGATAAACTTCCAACGATAACTAAATCTTGATTATTTTCCACAAATTTTTTAGCCACGCTTTCATCTAAAACCATTCCGTCTATTTTATTTGATTTTAGTGCCACCAAAGCTCCAGTATTTGAAGAGAACGGAACAACATTAGCTCCTTCTATTTTTCTAGCTGACGCCTCTTTTGTAGTACCAAGTTCAACTCCATAACTTTTTCCAGATAAATCATTCATATCTTTTATAGGATTAGATTTATTTGTGATGATAGTGGCATTTGAAACTAAATATGGGATAGAGAATGATACAGCTTTTTCTCTTTCAGGAGTGGCACTCATTCCAGCTATAACCACATCAACTTTTTTAGTTTGAAGTGCTGGGATAAGTCCGTCAAAATTCATATTTGACCATTTATATTCCATTCCTATTCTTTTAGAAATTTCTTCTATAATCTCAGCATCAAGTCCAACTATTTTTCCATCTTCCATATATTCAAAAGGTGGGTACTCTGCATTTGTTCCTACTACATAAACTTTATTTTCTTTTTCCCCACCACAAGCAACAAACATAAATACAACAGCTAACATTAAAAATATTTTTTTCATAAAACTACCTCCTAAAAAATTTAATTAAAATAAAAAACACCATATTCCCTAAAGAAATGGTGTTTTAGCAACTTAAATTATATAAAAATATACGAAAATAAAATGCTTACAGACTTTCTCTATGCACAGGAATATATAAAAAACTATTTAATTTTAAAATATTCCTTAGCCCTCTTAATAGCATTTTGTCCTCCCTATAATTCTCTTTGTTTATTTGAGAGTGATTATATTATATTTTTTATCAAAAGTCAATATTTATTTTAATATTTTTATTTTTCTATTTTATTTTGTGGCTCGTGAAAAAGTTCTGAGAAAGTAGCCAAGTTTTGTAAATCACTTGGTATAATAATTTTTGTAGCTTTTCCATCAGCAACTTTAGCAAATGTTTCCATACCTTTTAATGAAAGTACAGCTTTATCTGCTCCAGCCTCTTTAAGAAGTTTTATTCCCTCTGCTTGAGCTGTTTGAATTTTTAAAATTGCTTCTGCTCTACCTTCAGCCTCTCTTATTTCAGCCTCTTTTTTAGCTTCAGCCCTTAAGATTGCAGCTTCTTTTTCTCCCTCTGCCACAAGGATAGCAGATTTTTTTTGTCCCTCAGCTTTAAGGATAGATTCTCTTCTTTCTCTTTCAGCTTTCATTTGCTTTTCCATTGCCTCTTGTA
It encodes:
- the galE gene encoding UDP-glucose 4-epimerase GalE, which translates into the protein MAVLVTGGAGYIGSHTVVELLNVGKEVVIVDDLSNSSEKVVDRIEEITGKRPKFYKVNILDEEEFEKIFEENKIDSIIHFAGFKAVGESVAKPLAYYTNNLVNTLIVLNTMKKYGVRNLVFSSSATVYGDPHTCPILENFPLSTTNPYGSTKLMIEDILRDITKADKELNVAILRYFNPVGAHESGRIGEEPNGIPNNLMPYITKVAIGKLEMLSVYGNDYPTHDGTGVRDYIHVVDLALGHLKALEKLETNPGLVTYNLGTGKGYSVLDMVKAFGKACGHEIPYKIVERRPGDVAMCYADPTKAKNELGWEAKYDLDRMCADSWRWQSNNPNGYND
- a CDS encoding YheT family hydrolase, yielding MKEYKPNWLFKHRHIATCFPTLFRKIKVDYTERERVTTYDEDFIDIDWIKQGSDKLLILCHGLEGSSRSKYIQAHAKYFSERGWDIIAINYRGCTDVNLKPYAYHGGMTMDIKLLVEEKGKNYKKVAIGGFSLGANMVLKYLGTEKVPDNLICGFAVSPPCDFFSSNEKFKLKSNIIYSKRFLRKLKMKSEKKYETHPEWREIIDIEKIMKAKTIQDFDEAYTGRFFGFNGAVDYYKKVSSVQNFKDIEVPTYILTPLDDPMMGEGCYPYEECKKNKNIKFDTPKYGGHVGFPSFKNYPYVLEENIYEFVNSIDK
- a CDS encoding YifB family Mg chelatase-like AAA ATPase, which encodes MIVKVKSGSYFGIEPFLVEVEVDISKGLPIFNIVGLGDTAILESKERIKTGMRNSGYQMFIGRITVNLTPANVKKIGTHFDLPITVGIMCGQRLFNYKDEILENYLFMGEISLNGDLRRTQGIVNGAILARELGYKGIVIPYDNRKEGSLIKGIDVVVAKNLKDVEKFLTTGEFENIEKFIEKPEEKIFVDEELDFYQVKGQEKAKRALEICAGGGHNLLMVGTPGCGKTMLAKRIMSILPPLEESEEIELTKLYSIAGKLSEKEPIITKRPFRAPHHTSSGVAIIGGGRNPTLGEISLANRGVLFLDEIVEFKKDILENLREPLEEKKISITRAGYRVEFPCEFIMISACNPCKCGMYFEEGGLCSCTPTEVAKYMRKLSGPILDRIDLKIEMTRLNEEELLGNSPREHSSDIRARVIKAREIQKKRFKNSKLNSSMTRTDLEKYAKLDENSKIIMKNAIKNLNLSARAFDRILKVARTIADLAESKNIETEHLLEAISYRITEK
- a CDS encoding MBL fold metallo-hydrolase → MLEKDYFKITKLENNIYRIHEPKDIYTTVILGNEKALVIDNGHGFGNVRKVIESITDLPLMVVNTHGHLDHAGGNYLFDEVYINFEDIPTYYKYEEEKDLMLISYDKLFKEKGIKMFPDDFDRESFMKTTTKKFLPLENHQIIELGGRKLEVIKVPGHTVGHITFLDYETGILFSGDAVSTTLWLYYDNGITLDMYCGYLEDLKKYPIKGFLPTHLDKILPIEILDILQEVIKERDPKKSRIFTHARNGQKALLYRKEVEGIGKIYLLYPISEKI
- a CDS encoding Cof-type HAD-IIB family hydrolase, with translation MDYKMIVTDLDDTLLTSDKKISSQDLEAIKKAQEKGVKFVLCSGRPTFAMRSLSKEIEAEKYESYILSFNGSIITDCKTNENIFEASLEKEDLHLMYDFAKKNNTHILTYINDEIISETESEYIDVEVDLTKMPHRVVKSFKEYVNCGAVKCMLLAEPSYLKEVEKKLKEEYGSRYSIAISKPFFLEVTKLGIDKGVAIKKLAENLKISIDEVIAVGDSFNDLPMLKAAGFSVAVENANEEIKKQVDFITKSNNDGGMAYLIDKFIFNN
- a CDS encoding glutathione peroxidase — translated: MTIYDFKVKDSKENEISMEEYRGKVLLIVNTATGCAFTPQYNGLVLLHEKYQEKGFEVLDFPCNQFLNQAPGTSEEIVEFCQLRFGSKFRTFGKIKVNGQDAEPLYKYLKENSKGAFFGNEIKWNFTKFLIDRKGNIVKRYAPTTKPEDLEKDIEDLL
- a CDS encoding M20 metallopeptidase family protein; translation: MENFFYETRKKLHQMPEIALEEYQTSKFIRNFLKKLNIKYIEIKKSTIAIFEGREDNWIGFRADIDGLPLQEEGEKDYKSKIDGMMHACGHDGHTTNLLYFAKWIKEQLNNGKKLKKSVMLIFQSGEEGKGGARFVANSDFFKSKNFEGIFALHLNPSIAEGKIATINGYATFQNINFDIEILGKGTHGAEPQKGIDSILIGAKLVEAYQSIISRNLDPMEPAVLTIGSFKAGEVRNIIPEKVNILGTIRFFNTDLIEFFRERVESINKGFEIAFGIRINMIFNPFYPPVINDSELYEKIKKVVPPENFIDNTRLTGSEDFSFYLQEKRGLMFLLGTRNEEKDFIYPLHSPRFDFNPEVLEKGFKVFKNLLIEMGGF
- a CDS encoding aminotransferase class I/II-fold pyridoxal phosphate-dependent enzyme, giving the protein MKSFIADRFKTRSYSMGNKSFSKDCPYTPINLGIGDLDVNTDEELINKTMVDAKNGHTHYTNSYGYLEFRQEICKYHSKNFENYGFTPENVMVVSGACHGLYLLFKSILNPDDEVILLAPFFPVYADQINLSNGKPVIVETKFENGFQLVMEDLEKAVTPKTKAIVVNSPSNPTGVCYDEKSLNIIREFAIKYDILVVADDVYDFFSYGKKFTPIITLPDMRERTVSVCSFSKNFAMTGWRIGYMIGEKEIIDCVNYINEAIVYSAPSVSQRCAMYALKDFDRLKSQIVPIFKDRVEYSYERIKNIKFLDCHKPEGGIYLFVNIQKTKMTAEEFRDYLIEKCGIMVVSGDSFGVKGFVRIACTLDIKILKEAFDRIEKLEF
- a CDS encoding iron-containing alcohol dehydrogenase — encoded protein: MFEGFSFTSYYVDKNIWGKLETELKEYKNILVVTGEKSYEAVKENLLKVLELKKYFITKYQGECSYEHADEIINFAKDKDCDLVLGVGGGKAIDTAKIVASKLKKEMFVVPTIASTCAGTSALSVVYNNDKTFKEFCLYDAPPKKIFIDLETIKKSPKKYIWAGMGDTLAKFYEVRLKAEYLKNKNIDINFPSSMGVELSKLCRDIVIKNGIKAYENPEINEEFKKVVLAIIVNTGMVSNLVDEFLNGGIAHSVFYGLTVLPRIEKEHLHGEVVAFGILVQLLMEKRFDEYKELSKFYTDMNFPQKLSDVVILDEFFEKENEIIKEILAGPDLIDFDFDMSGLKGIILNFK
- a CDS encoding transporter substrate-binding domain-containing protein; the encoded protein is MKKIFLMLAVVFMFVACGGEKENKVYVVGTNAEYPPFEYMEDGKIVGLDAEIIEEISKRIGMEYKWSNMNFDGLIPALQTKKVDVVIAGMSATPEREKAVSFSIPYLVSNATIITNKSNPIKDMNDLSGKSYGVELGTTKEASARKIEGANVVPFSSNTGALVALKSNKIDGMVLDESVAKKFVENNQDLVIVGSLSGEPKAIAFNKDSKELKEKYDKVIDEMLKDGTVAKLKEKYGL